In one Capricornis sumatraensis isolate serow.1 chromosome 1, serow.2, whole genome shotgun sequence genomic region, the following are encoded:
- the TTC31 gene encoding LOW QUALITY PROTEIN: tetratricopeptide repeat protein 31 (The sequence of the model RefSeq protein was modified relative to this genomic sequence to represent the inferred CDS: substituted 2 bases at 2 genomic stop codons), giving the protein MAPIPKTVGLVKLGKQDPPGSQQPAKELVAKEERVEENAEKKRLGKKCQKDQKQRECLEREAGSPKAEAITDGDGSPPSSSGNPAQGQCSDEQDPLDLSVNSSSVSLAFDKVGDXPLSAHGEKGLSHXPQGRSLGLQEKMNREEGSTPKEESPRQSRKAEVRRLSPGLLAVALQQSQELAKLGTSFAENGFYHKAMVLFTLVFKFNPQDH; this is encoded by the exons GATCCTCCAGGAAGCCAGCAACCTGCTAAGGAGCTGGTGGCTAAGGAGGAGCGTGTGGAAGAGAATGCAGAGAAGAAACGACTTGGGAAGAAG TGTCAAAAGGATCAGAAGCAAAGAGAGTGcttggagagggaggcagggagtccAA AGGCTGAGGCCATTACAGATGGCGATGGCAGCCCCCCGTCCAGCTCTGGGAACCCAGCTCAGGGACAGTGTAGCGACGA GCAAGACCCACTGGATCTATCTGTTAATAGTAGCTCTGTGTCTCTGGCTTTCGACAAAGTTGGAGATTGACCCCTCAGTGCCCACGGAGAGAAGGGACTAAGTCATTAGCCCCAAGGCAGAAGCCTGGGTCTCCAAGAGAAGATGAACCGGGAAGAAGGAAGCACTCCCAAAGAAGAGAGCCCTAGGCAGAGTCGTAAGGCAGAGGTGAGGAG GTTATCTCCAGGACTGCTGGCAGTTGCCTTACAACAGAGCCAGGAGCTGGCAA aGTTGGGTACCAGCTTTGCTGAAAATGGTTTCTACCACAAGGCCATGGTCCTCTTCACCCTAGTCTTCAAGTTCAACCCCCAGGACCACTAG